A genomic segment from Thermococcus sp. M39 encodes:
- a CDS encoding aminoacyl-tRNA deacylase gives MGLEEVIESLGGEMINVGKPVKTVAQAVKATGVSPRQIIKSLVLISEKGPILAIVDGESKVSLEKIKQHFGEVRLATPEEVKEITGFEVGGVPPVGINIKTIVDPKVLENEFVIGGGGRIDKLCKLSPKKIVEYQKAEIIEIRE, from the coding sequence ATGGGGCTTGAAGAGGTTATAGAGTCTTTGGGGGGAGAGATGATTAATGTGGGGAAGCCTGTGAAGACTGTGGCTCAGGCGGTAAAGGCTACAGGGGTCTCTCCAAGGCAGATAATAAAATCCCTCGTGCTGATATCTGAAAAAGGGCCAATACTAGCAATAGTGGATGGTGAATCAAAAGTTAGCCTTGAAAAAATTAAGCAGCACTTTGGAGAAGTTAGGTTAGCCACTCCGGAAGAAGTTAAGGAGATAACCGGTTTTGAAGTAGGCGGTGTTCCCCCCGTGGGGATTAACATTAAGACAATTGTAGACCCTAAGGTTCTCGAAAATGAGTTTGTAATTGGCGGGGGCGGGAGAATAGACAAACTCTGCAAACTCAGTCCAAAAAAGATAGTCGAGTATCAGAAAGCCGAAATAATCGAGATCAGAGAATAA
- a CDS encoding type II toxin-antitoxin system VapC family toxin: protein MIVIDSSAFSKFLMKEEGWEKVVPYLDPRLEPHAVDMLTIETTNVIWKYMRKYRLITREQALGLYEQMTKLVREEVIILEPSEKYLQEALKIAMDYDLSIYDSLFLAQARSLRTKLITSDKGQEEVAKEMGLEATYI from the coding sequence GTGATAGTCATTGACTCTTCAGCTTTTTCAAAGTTTTTAATGAAGGAAGAAGGTTGGGAAAAAGTAGTCCCCTACCTGGACCCACGCTTAGAGCCACATGCAGTTGATATGCTGACTATTGAGACAACGAATGTGATATGGAAGTACATGAGAAAGTACAGGCTAATAACGAGGGAGCAGGCCTTAGGACTTTACGAGCAGATGACAAAGCTCGTGAGGGAGGAAGTGATAATATTAGAGCCAAGTGAGAAATATTTGCAGGAAGCTTTGAAAATTGCCATGGATTATGACCTTTCCATTTATGACAGCTTGTTTTTAGCACAAGCAAGGAGCTTGAGAACTAAATTAATCACGAGCGATAAAGGACAAGAAGAAGTAGCAAAAGAGATGGGACTAGAAGCAACATATATATAG
- a CDS encoding alanyl-tRNA editing protein produces MTRKLYYEDPYLKEARAKVLQIKDSALLLDQTIFYPTGGGQPHDTGTINGVSVVDVYKDEEGNVWHVVENPEAFNVRDEVELKLDWERRYKLMRVHTALHLLDHVLGEVLGKGTWQPYGSGMSPEKGRYDIRYPENINQYKEKIIELFNKYVDEGGEVKIWWEGETRLTQIRDFEVLPCGGTHVKDIKEIGHLKKLKRSSIGKGAQRIEIWLE; encoded by the coding sequence GTGACAAGAAAGCTCTATTATGAAGATCCCTACCTAAAGGAAGCAAGAGCAAAAGTGCTTCAGATAAAGGACAGTGCCCTTCTTTTGGATCAAACGATATTTTATCCCACCGGAGGGGGCCAACCCCACGACACCGGAACCATAAATGGAGTTAGCGTTGTTGATGTCTACAAAGATGAGGAAGGAAACGTCTGGCATGTAGTCGAGAATCCAGAGGCTTTTAACGTTAGGGATGAAGTGGAGCTCAAACTGGACTGGGAGAGGAGATATAAACTGATGAGAGTCCATACAGCGTTACATCTCCTCGATCACGTTCTAGGCGAAGTTCTTGGAAAAGGAACCTGGCAACCGTACGGAAGCGGCATGAGTCCGGAAAAGGGACGTTATGACATAAGATACCCCGAGAACATTAACCAGTATAAAGAAAAGATAATTGAGCTGTTCAACAAATACGTAGATGAAGGCGGAGAAGTAAAAATCTGGTGGGAAGGAGAAACGAGACTTACCCAGATTAGAGACTTTGAAGTCCTTCCTTGCGGAGGAACCCATGTAAAAGACATTAAAGAGATCGGACACTTGAAAAAGCTCAAACGCTCGAGCATAGGGAAAGGAGCACAGAGAATAGAGATATGGCTGGAATGA
- a CDS encoding 5,10-methylenetetrahydrofolate reductase, with protein MRGKCEVDERACPWLPVLERVSVLDGQLFDEHPLLLELEKLPKEESKAKHSNFLRRLEKGSAVAVETPVAAIMKEEDIIKILSEVPATLYTIPDNPLGYPHFSSTALATHLKALGAEVMPHITTKDRNLSALTAELKTALLFRFEAVLLTTGDWPSLMLPSKAVFDLDSSNLIRLAKLIFSGVLPTKEVLDANLSERPVITATLNPNYPVKLESKRAARKLIAGAELFFTQVVATRKAVRRIEEILSEAKKYTKLEADVDVSLLYPLKEDLIPVLERMGIETGDSFEDVLEEVKSLDFGGVNLIVLSHSLDEWLTLWKEAYKKVEEVLR; from the coding sequence ATGAGAGGAAAGTGTGAGGTCGACGAAAGGGCTTGTCCGTGGCTGCCTGTACTGGAGAGAGTAAGCGTTTTGGACGGTCAGCTTTTTGATGAGCATCCTTTGCTCCTTGAGCTTGAAAAGCTTCCAAAGGAAGAGTCCAAGGCTAAGCACTCAAACTTCCTGAGACGCCTTGAGAAGGGAAGCGCTGTAGCAGTTGAAACACCTGTGGCTGCAATAATGAAAGAGGAAGATATTATCAAGATTCTCTCGGAAGTTCCAGCGACGCTCTACACGATTCCGGACAATCCCCTTGGCTATCCGCACTTTTCGTCAACAGCATTGGCAACTCATCTCAAAGCCCTTGGCGCGGAGGTGATGCCTCACATAACTACTAAGGACAGAAATTTATCAGCGCTGACGGCAGAGCTCAAGACAGCTCTGCTCTTCAGATTTGAAGCGGTTCTCTTAACCACGGGAGACTGGCCGAGCTTAATGTTGCCGAGCAAAGCTGTGTTTGACCTTGATTCATCAAATCTAATTCGATTGGCAAAGCTAATCTTTTCGGGAGTTCTTCCTACAAAGGAAGTCCTCGACGCTAATCTCAGCGAGAGACCAGTAATAACAGCTACGCTCAACCCCAATTACCCAGTTAAGCTTGAGAGCAAGAGAGCTGCAAGAAAGCTCATAGCTGGAGCCGAACTTTTCTTCACGCAGGTTGTTGCTACGAGGAAAGCCGTGAGGAGAATAGAAGAGATATTGAGCGAAGCAAAGAAATATACAAAGCTTGAAGCTGATGTTGATGTTTCCCTGCTCTATCCGCTGAAGGAGGATTTGATTCCAGTCTTGGAGAGGATGGGAATTGAGACAGGGGATTCCTTTGAGGATGTCCTTGAGGAAGTTAAATCGCTCGATTTTGGAGGTGTCAATCTAATCGTTCTCTCCCATAGCTTGGATGAATGGCTCACCCTTTGGAAAGAGGCCTATAAAAAAGTTGAGGAGGTGCTGAGATGA
- a CDS encoding cystathionine gamma-synthase family protein produces the protein MEVIELKPLHTPIYQTVVFRQVGDAELSDRGFDLKYSREENPTVRELEKAIAKLEGGRDALAFNSGMAAISALYLGLLRSGDEVVFPLEGYGTTLQLAQELGKFGVKAKLAYPSAESLIEAITPNTRLVLFEVMTNPTLKVIDAVEVAKAAHEAGALVAIDNTFTTPLLFKAIRHADIVIESLTKYIAGHNDVLGGALIWNGDELSETLWHWRRKLGGIIQPIEAWLIRRGMKTLELRFERQSRTALAIAEFLSEHPRVREVHYPGLSTDPYHELAVRLFERRLFGGVLAFDVGDEHEAKKFLASLRVIFPSPSLGGVESLATYPVKSAALSMTEEQKNILGITPGLIRLSVGLEDEDELIEDLDMALGGG, from the coding sequence ATGGAGGTGATTGAACTGAAGCCTCTCCACACTCCCATATATCAAACCGTTGTCTTCAGACAGGTGGGCGATGCAGAGCTTAGTGACAGAGGGTTTGATCTCAAATACAGCAGGGAGGAGAATCCGACAGTTAGGGAGCTTGAAAAAGCCATTGCGAAGCTTGAAGGTGGAAGAGATGCTTTGGCTTTCAACAGCGGGATGGCTGCGATCTCTGCTCTGTATCTCGGTTTGCTCAGGAGCGGCGATGAAGTTGTCTTCCCCCTTGAAGGATATGGAACGACGCTGCAACTTGCTCAGGAGCTCGGCAAGTTCGGCGTTAAGGCTAAGCTTGCATATCCAAGCGCTGAATCCCTGATAGAGGCTATTACACCCAATACGAGGCTTGTCCTCTTCGAGGTGATGACAAATCCAACACTCAAAGTGATAGATGCAGTGGAGGTTGCTAAAGCTGCCCATGAAGCTGGAGCTCTCGTTGCGATAGACAACACATTCACAACGCCCCTTCTATTCAAGGCTATCAGACATGCGGACATAGTTATTGAGAGCCTCACGAAATACATAGCAGGGCACAACGATGTTCTTGGAGGTGCTTTGATATGGAACGGCGATGAACTTTCAGAAACCCTCTGGCACTGGAGGAGAAAATTAGGTGGAATCATCCAACCCATCGAAGCTTGGCTCATTAGGAGGGGGATGAAAACCCTTGAGCTGAGGTTTGAGAGACAGAGCAGGACAGCTTTAGCGATAGCCGAATTCTTAAGTGAACATCCAAGGGTTAGGGAGGTTCACTATCCCGGTTTGAGCACAGATCCCTACCACGAGCTTGCCGTAAGGCTTTTTGAGAGAAGGTTATTTGGCGGCGTCTTAGCATTTGACGTAGGGGACGAGCATGAGGCAAAGAAATTCCTTGCTTCCTTAAGGGTGATATTCCCTTCGCCATCACTTGGAGGTGTTGAGAGCCTTGCAACTTATCCGGTGAAGAGTGCCGCATTGAGCATGACAGAGGAGCAAAAGAATATTTTGGGAATAACTCCTGGCTTGATACGTCTATCGGTCGGACTGGAAGATGAGGATGAGCTCATTGAAGATTTGGACATGGCTTTAGGGGGTGGTTAA